A genome region from Natronosalvus rutilus includes the following:
- a CDS encoding aminotransferase class V-fold PLP-dependent enzyme, whose translation MTLDGDTIYDDLGVPPVVNATGTKTRIGGTLIREESLEAMNRAAEAFVRLSDLQAAASERIAEATGADAGYVTNGASSALTLAAAACIAGDDLEVMAQLPDTENVPSEIVMPRTHRNGYDHALRVAGAEIVDVGANDYTLGTGSENTEPWEIEAAITDETVAVAYMEKPYTRPPLETVVEIAHDHDVPVIVDAAAELPPTENLSKFVEQGADLVAFSGGKAIRGPQSSGILAGREDLIKSVARQHLDMHASEPVYDPPESLVDVDDLPGVPRQGIGRSMKVGKEELAGLIAALDAFIEQDDQAVLNEWHDRAERIAGQLEGIDCLDADLINAGKTDAVTSVVVTVDEGRSPVDTVSLVGGLRAENPRIFVGADDVHQSQFTINPRCLPDDQAEYVVERIAAHVGSGGE comes from the coding sequence ATGACGCTCGACGGAGACACGATCTACGACGACCTCGGCGTCCCGCCGGTGGTCAACGCGACCGGCACCAAAACGCGGATCGGCGGCACGCTCATCCGGGAGGAGTCCCTCGAGGCGATGAACCGCGCGGCGGAGGCGTTCGTCCGTCTCTCGGACCTGCAGGCAGCCGCCTCCGAACGTATCGCCGAGGCGACCGGCGCCGACGCCGGCTACGTCACTAACGGCGCGAGTTCCGCGCTCACGCTGGCGGCAGCCGCGTGCATCGCGGGCGACGACCTCGAGGTCATGGCGCAGTTGCCTGACACCGAGAACGTACCGAGCGAGATCGTGATGCCCCGGACCCACCGCAACGGCTACGACCACGCCCTGCGCGTCGCCGGTGCCGAGATCGTCGACGTGGGGGCGAACGACTACACCCTCGGGACCGGGTCCGAGAACACCGAACCGTGGGAGATCGAGGCGGCGATCACCGACGAGACGGTCGCGGTGGCCTACATGGAGAAACCCTACACGCGACCGCCGCTCGAGACGGTCGTCGAGATCGCCCACGACCACGACGTCCCGGTCATCGTCGACGCGGCAGCCGAGTTGCCGCCGACCGAGAACCTCTCGAAATTCGTCGAACAAGGCGCCGACCTAGTTGCCTTCAGCGGCGGGAAGGCGATCCGCGGCCCCCAATCCTCTGGAATCCTCGCCGGACGCGAGGACCTGATCAAATCCGTCGCCCGCCAGCACCTCGACATGCACGCCTCGGAGCCGGTGTACGACCCGCCCGAGAGCCTCGTCGACGTCGACGACCTCCCCGGCGTCCCCCGGCAGGGGATTGGCCGATCGATGAAGGTCGGCAAGGAGGAACTGGCTGGACTGATCGCCGCCCTCGACGCGTTCATCGAGCAGGACGACCAGGCTGTACTCAACGAGTGGCACGACCGCGCCGAGCGAATCGCCGGTCAACTCGAGGGGATCGACTGTCTCGACGCCGACCTCATCAACGCCGGGAAGACTGACGCCGTCACGAGCGTCGTCGTGACGGTCGACGAAGGGCGGTCGCCGGTCGACACCGTGTCGCTGGTCGGGGGGCTCCGGGCGGAGAACCCGCGAATCTTCGTCGGCGCCGACGACGTCCACCAATCCCAGTTCACGATCAATCCGCGATGTCTCCCGGACGACCAGGCCGAGTACGTCGTCGAGCGAATCGCCGCCCACGTCGGTTCCGGGGGCGAGTAG
- a CDS encoding fumarylacetoacetate hydrolase family protein produces the protein MRTVRFNDQTGYARRGEWTDDGIVADGKTYDPDEVNVLPPSEPTKIICQAGGYMDHRRESGFDDRPERPELFLKTPNCVVAHGDAIELPPGRESVEFEAEFGVVIAEQCRDVSVDDAMNVVEGFTCLNDISNRDDQAEERNWVRGKAFDASLPMGPVVATPEEVPDDATLELRLNGETKQESTREHLIFTVPELVSDVSELITLEPGDVIATGTPFGPDELSAGDVVEVEFEGVGVLENRVIAR, from the coding sequence ATGCGAACGGTACGATTCAACGACCAGACTGGCTACGCACGACGCGGTGAGTGGACCGACGACGGCATCGTCGCCGACGGCAAGACGTACGATCCCGACGAGGTGAACGTCCTCCCGCCGTCGGAACCGACGAAGATTATCTGCCAGGCCGGTGGGTACATGGACCACCGCCGGGAGTCCGGCTTCGACGACCGACCGGAGCGTCCGGAACTCTTCCTGAAGACACCCAACTGCGTCGTCGCCCACGGCGACGCCATCGAACTACCGCCTGGACGCGAGAGCGTCGAGTTCGAGGCCGAGTTCGGCGTCGTCATCGCCGAGCAGTGTCGCGACGTCTCGGTCGACGACGCGATGAACGTCGTCGAGGGATTCACCTGCCTCAACGACATCTCGAACCGGGACGACCAGGCCGAAGAACGCAACTGGGTCCGCGGGAAGGCCTTCGACGCCTCGCTCCCGATGGGGCCCGTGGTGGCCACACCCGAGGAGGTGCCCGACGATGCCACTCTCGAGTTGCGCCTGAACGGCGAGACGAAACAGGAGAGCACCCGCGAACACCTGATCTTCACGGTGCCGGAGTTAGTCTCGGACGTCTCCGAACTCATCACCCTCGAGCCAGGCGACGTGATCGCGACCGGGACGCCCTTCGGGCCAGACGAGTTGAGCGCGGGCGACGTCGTCGAGGTCGAGTTCGAGGGCGTCGGCGTCCTCGAGAACCGGGTGATCGCCCGATGA
- a CDS encoding N-acyl-D-amino-acid deacylase family protein produces the protein MIDLLVENARIVDGTGAPWIRGAVGVVDGRIDRIATAPDHGLDADARIDADGSVVCPGFIDAHSHSDLELFADPSLAPKTRQGITTEIFGQDGFSMAPLYREEGIGPWQEYLSGLAGRLEREWSWNSLGEYLDAVDDAEIAPNVATLVGHGTARYDVLGMDDVQPTDDELEEMAALVREGLEDGAIGFSTGLVYTPQVYSETEEVSRLAAELAPYGRPFVAHIRSEGRWIWEALDEFVDIGAEHGIPLQISHFKVTGSEQQGKADRLLAQVEIARERGIDVTADQYPYTAGSSMLTSLLPPWVQSGDADALRETLSDPDQREEIRRDIEEWRIDGWENVGGKTGWDRIEVTNLTSEAFGEEGGRDIATIAIERDSTPIDVLCDVLLAEDFEASMIAHGLIEEDVRTIMQSERVMVGTDGLFGARPHPRVYGSFPRILAKYVRQENLLSLEKAVRSMTSLPARAMGLDSKGVLRPGLDADLVVFDPAVVDDRATFDDPEQYPLGIEHVVVDGTPIVRDGEDTGARPGGAIRA, from the coding sequence ATGATCGATTTACTCGTCGAAAACGCCCGGATCGTCGACGGCACGGGCGCGCCCTGGATCCGCGGCGCGGTCGGCGTCGTCGACGGTCGCATCGACCGAATCGCGACGGCCCCCGACCACGGCCTCGACGCCGACGCGCGTATCGACGCCGACGGGAGCGTCGTCTGCCCGGGCTTCATCGACGCCCACTCCCACTCCGACCTCGAGCTGTTCGCCGACCCCTCCCTTGCCCCGAAGACCCGGCAGGGGATCACCACCGAAATCTTCGGCCAGGACGGGTTCTCGATGGCCCCGCTCTACCGCGAGGAGGGAATCGGCCCGTGGCAGGAGTACCTCAGCGGCCTGGCCGGGAGGCTCGAGCGCGAGTGGTCGTGGAACTCCCTCGGCGAGTACCTCGACGCGGTCGACGACGCCGAAATCGCGCCGAACGTGGCAACGCTGGTCGGCCACGGCACCGCCCGCTACGACGTGCTCGGCATGGATGACGTCCAGCCGACCGACGACGAACTCGAGGAGATGGCAGCGCTCGTCCGCGAGGGCCTCGAGGACGGCGCCATCGGCTTCTCGACGGGGCTCGTCTACACGCCGCAGGTGTACTCGGAGACCGAGGAGGTGTCCCGACTCGCGGCCGAACTCGCCCCGTACGGGCGGCCGTTCGTCGCCCACATCCGCAGCGAGGGTCGCTGGATCTGGGAGGCCCTCGACGAGTTCGTCGACATCGGCGCCGAACACGGCATTCCGCTCCAGATTTCGCACTTCAAAGTTACCGGCAGCGAACAGCAGGGAAAGGCCGACCGCCTGCTCGCACAGGTCGAAATCGCCCGCGAGCGCGGTATCGACGTCACCGCAGACCAGTACCCCTACACCGCGGGCAGTAGCATGCTGACGTCGCTGTTGCCGCCGTGGGTCCAGTCGGGCGACGCCGACGCCCTCCGCGAGACGCTCTCGGATCCCGACCAGCGCGAGGAGATTCGTCGGGACATCGAGGAGTGGCGCATCGACGGCTGGGAGAACGTCGGCGGCAAGACCGGGTGGGACCGAATCGAGGTGACGAACCTCACTTCCGAGGCGTTCGGCGAGGAGGGTGGACGCGACATCGCGACCATCGCGATCGAACGGGACAGCACGCCGATCGACGTCCTCTGTGACGTCCTGCTCGCGGAGGACTTCGAGGCGTCGATGATCGCCCACGGGCTGATCGAGGAGGACGTCCGAACGATCATGCAAAGCGAGCGCGTCATGGTCGGCACCGACGGCCTGTTCGGGGCCCGTCCCCACCCCCGCGTCTACGGGTCGTTCCCTCGCATCCTGGCGAAATACGTCCGCCAGGAGAACCTCCTGTCGCTCGAGAAGGCCGTCAGATCGATGACGTCGCTGCCCGCTCGAGCGATGGGACTCGATTCGAAGGGCGTGCTTCGTCCGGGCCTCGACGCGGATCTGGTCGTCTTCGATCCGGCGGTGGTCGACGACCGCGCGACGTTCGACGATCCGGAGCAGTACCCGCTCGGGATCGAGCACGTCGTGGTCGACGGGACGCCGATCGTTCGCGACGGCGAGGACACCGGCGCTCGGCCTGGCGGTGCGATTCGGGCCTGA
- a CDS encoding heparinase II/III family protein has protein sequence MSQRKQREREREECPPETDNDHQWGIDHLSAVRNPPTNLDLSRRSVLTATGAGLLAGLVPAGTTTAAEDDERYHHKTRPTMWTETMRENARRNIERYNWAAGQRDNAVESADSYLEKYGPDLDSLWSLVTSQQVPRGGGLSNERLILGGDSEPGTDRLWKIETTVDDPHGDGKLTVPTNDFGAYRESGLNDQGMFDPDLADDSLLVNEEHPEMGEGWGVDDGWGWVDENDDLGMGEGNRWNFVAYYNHWFVWRPGGVRRILDALVDAYLLTEESKYAVAGLVLMDRIADVYPEMTIADYQQNAHGFWNSHGGRQTGRIIGSHWEGNLARRLLVAYDAFFPALDDPSVADDVVSFLDGKTGEYPGLAAKDSVARIRENIEENYIKEIFPAAKASQIAPGRGQLSALAISARVLDDTRENGYTREAIEWIFQPGNEYFDGDVWNEEPENWYTTGGNVLAPIVDQCDRDGYWHEGSLGYNRIRMSSILQVAQNLQGYDGFDGADLYQHPKFQSALKINSDLLLLDEFSPTLGDTHHPAGNEMSQSGISDGYEVTGDSRFAQLWHYSNGYSTAGIRGSIYDAEPEGLAEEIQSIVDAEGPLDLPSQNLAGFGFAALRDGENYTTESYGKTYDTSDLFAEASAPINDSFDEAIQFEASQAGEWWTFEFDVADADEYELELEALFVSTYGIYDLSVNGEYVDTIDFMTDGSGRDTISYLLELPAGTNTMRFECVGKNDDSGGYKMALYYLTLLDEEARERRDAAELGNAKRAFWMYYGRNGIGGGGTPHAHRDTLQIGVAAHEMELSRDLGYPEATGSYPPRQFFTDNTISHNTVVVNERGQDHHWVGTPRHFEGEDERVNLIDVEAPHVYEETDEYRRTTATITVDEEHSYAVDFFRVAGGDDHRYSFHTTKADLTTEGLDLEPQNGGTLAGENVAYADSSYNSARSPDSRGSGLNYFDQVERDDDPADRVVLDWDVEDHFNRRDDDADGVHLRLTSFGDFDDVELANGYPPNSSGGATPEDSLRYAFLNRRGSDLETTYTSVIEHFDGDRVVDSLEEVPVSGGPGHAVRVELTNGRTDYVVCAFEKTDTLTVDDTFEFKGFFGLYSVEDGESDYAYVQDGTRLEPLDESPLIQEAEGFLRGTVEDFTREMSLENDLTIRVAADSGLLERHTGFVYVDNDQRDPWRGEPDPENPVLGRDQRGRGNGSYPIEALEDGRGNLLTVDVGEKTFTRDFVDPDQLEDGGYNYIIEEGDDVRIPLASAWSQE, from the coding sequence ATGTCACAGCGCAAGCAACGTGAGCGTGAGCGTGAGGAGTGTCCTCCCGAAACCGATAACGACCACCAGTGGGGAATCGATCATCTGAGCGCGGTTCGAAACCCCCCGACGAATCTGGATCTCTCGCGACGGTCGGTACTAACGGCAACCGGCGCCGGGTTACTCGCCGGATTGGTGCCAGCGGGTACTACCACCGCAGCTGAAGACGACGAGCGCTATCACCACAAGACCCGGCCGACGATGTGGACCGAGACGATGCGGGAGAACGCTCGACGGAACATCGAGCGATATAACTGGGCCGCGGGCCAGCGCGACAACGCCGTCGAATCGGCCGATAGCTACCTCGAGAAGTACGGCCCCGATCTCGACAGCCTCTGGAGCCTCGTTACGTCCCAGCAGGTCCCCCGTGGTGGTGGCCTCTCGAACGAACGCCTCATCCTGGGTGGCGACAGCGAGCCTGGCACCGACCGCCTCTGGAAGATAGAGACGACCGTCGACGACCCCCACGGCGACGGGAAGTTGACGGTGCCGACGAACGACTTCGGCGCCTACCGCGAGAGCGGCCTGAACGACCAGGGAATGTTCGACCCCGACCTCGCCGACGACTCCTTGCTGGTCAACGAGGAACACCCCGAGATGGGCGAGGGCTGGGGCGTCGACGATGGCTGGGGCTGGGTCGACGAGAACGACGACCTCGGGATGGGCGAGGGCAACCGATGGAACTTCGTCGCCTACTACAACCACTGGTTCGTCTGGCGCCCCGGTGGGGTTCGTCGAATTCTCGACGCGCTGGTCGACGCCTACCTGCTCACCGAGGAATCGAAGTACGCGGTCGCAGGGCTAGTACTCATGGATCGAATCGCGGACGTCTACCCCGAGATGACGATCGCAGACTACCAGCAGAACGCACACGGCTTCTGGAACAGCCACGGCGGCCGCCAGACCGGGCGCATCATCGGGTCGCACTGGGAGGGGAACCTCGCCCGGCGGCTGCTGGTCGCCTACGACGCGTTCTTCCCCGCGCTCGACGATCCGTCAGTTGCGGACGACGTCGTGAGCTTCCTCGACGGGAAGACCGGCGAATACCCGGGGCTGGCCGCCAAGGATTCGGTTGCACGTATTCGAGAGAACATCGAGGAGAACTACATCAAAGAGATCTTCCCGGCCGCGAAGGCCTCCCAGATCGCCCCGGGACGGGGTCAGTTATCGGCACTCGCAATCTCGGCCCGGGTGCTCGACGACACGCGCGAGAACGGCTATACGCGGGAGGCCATCGAGTGGATCTTCCAGCCCGGCAACGAGTACTTCGACGGCGACGTCTGGAATGAAGAGCCCGAGAACTGGTACACGACGGGTGGAAACGTGCTCGCCCCGATCGTCGACCAGTGCGACCGCGACGGGTACTGGCACGAGGGGTCGCTCGGCTACAACCGAATCCGGATGTCCTCGATCCTGCAGGTCGCCCAGAACCTGCAGGGCTACGACGGGTTCGACGGCGCCGACCTCTACCAGCATCCGAAGTTCCAGAGCGCTCTCAAGATCAACTCGGACCTCCTCCTCCTGGACGAGTTCTCGCCCACGCTCGGTGATACCCACCACCCAGCGGGCAACGAGATGAGCCAGAGCGGCATCTCGGACGGCTATGAGGTGACGGGCGACTCCCGCTTCGCGCAGCTGTGGCACTACTCGAACGGCTACTCGACGGCCGGAATCAGGGGCTCGATCTATGACGCCGAACCCGAGGGGCTCGCCGAGGAGATCCAGTCGATCGTCGACGCCGAGGGACCACTCGACCTGCCGAGCCAGAACCTCGCCGGCTTCGGCTTCGCGGCGCTCCGGGACGGCGAGAACTACACGACTGAATCCTATGGCAAGACCTACGACACGTCCGACCTGTTCGCCGAGGCATCCGCGCCGATAAACGACAGCTTCGACGAGGCGATCCAGTTCGAAGCCAGCCAGGCAGGCGAGTGGTGGACCTTCGAATTCGACGTCGCAGACGCCGACGAGTACGAACTCGAGCTTGAGGCGCTATTCGTCAGCACCTACGGCATCTACGACCTGTCCGTCAACGGCGAGTACGTCGACACCATCGATTTCATGACCGACGGCAGCGGTCGAGACACCATCTCGTACCTGCTCGAGCTGCCCGCGGGAACCAACACGATGCGCTTCGAGTGCGTCGGCAAGAACGACGACTCCGGGGGCTACAAGATGGCGCTGTACTACCTGACGTTGCTCGACGAAGAAGCCCGCGAACGTCGGGACGCGGCCGAACTGGGGAACGCGAAGCGCGCGTTCTGGATGTACTACGGCCGCAACGGAATCGGCGGCGGTGGAACCCCTCACGCTCACCGCGACACGCTACAGATCGGCGTCGCGGCCCACGAGATGGAACTCTCGCGCGATCTCGGCTATCCGGAGGCCACTGGCTCCTATCCGCCCCGGCAGTTCTTCACGGACAATACGATCAGCCACAATACGGTCGTGGTCAACGAGCGCGGCCAGGATCACCACTGGGTCGGCACGCCACGACACTTCGAGGGCGAGGACGAGCGGGTGAACCTGATCGACGTCGAGGCACCCCACGTCTACGAGGAGACCGACGAGTACCGACGAACGACTGCGACGATCACCGTCGACGAGGAACACTCCTACGCCGTGGACTTCTTCCGCGTCGCCGGCGGCGACGACCACCGCTACAGCTTCCACACGACGAAAGCCGACCTTACCACCGAGGGCCTCGACCTCGAGCCCCAGAACGGCGGAACGCTCGCCGGCGAGAACGTGGCGTACGCAGATTCGTCGTACAACAGTGCGCGGTCGCCGGACTCGCGGGGATCCGGGCTCAACTACTTCGATCAGGTCGAGCGCGACGACGACCCCGCAGACCGGGTCGTCCTCGACTGGGACGTCGAGGACCACTTCAACCGGCGCGACGACGACGCCGACGGCGTCCACCTGCGACTCACGTCGTTCGGCGACTTCGACGACGTCGAACTGGCCAACGGCTATCCACCGAACAGCTCCGGCGGCGCCACGCCAGAGGACAGCCTCAGGTACGCCTTCCTCAACCGGCGTGGATCGGACCTCGAGACGACGTACACGTCCGTGATCGAGCACTTCGACGGCGACCGGGTCGTCGACTCGCTCGAGGAGGTTCCGGTTTCCGGCGGGCCGGGCCACGCCGTCAGGGTCGAACTGACGAACGGGCGTACCGACTACGTGGTCTGCGCGTTCGAGAAGACCGACACGCTGACCGTCGACGACACCTTCGAGTTCAAGGGCTTCTTCGGCCTCTACTCGGTCGAAGACGGCGAGTCCGACTACGCTTACGTCCAGGACGGAACACGGCTCGAACCCCTCGACGAATCACCGCTCATTCAGGAAGCGGAGGGATTCCTTCGGGGCACCGTCGAGGACTTCACCCGCGAAATGAGTCTCGAGAACGACCTGACGATCCGGGTTGCCGCCGATAGCGGTCTCCTCGAGCGCCACACCGGGTTCGTCTACGTCGACAACGACCAGCGCGACCCCTGGCGGGGCGAACCCGACCCCGAGAACCCGGTCCTGGGTCGCGACCAGCGCGGCCGAGGGAACGGTTCCTACCCGATTGAGGCCCTGGAGGACGGGCGCGGTAACCTGCTGACGGTCGACGTCGGCGAAAAGACGTTCACCCGTGACTTCGTCGACCCCGACCAGCTCGAGGACGGCGGTTACAACTACATCATCGAGGAAGGCGACGACGTTCGTATCCCGCTGGCGTCTGCGTGGTCGCAGGAGTAG
- a CDS encoding type 1 glutamine amidotransferase: MDALRVALLNASYNDEATTRNFDRDVQANLRSFAVDEGELPDTYDYDAVIVSGSGASVYGDEPWIPPLLEWVDEAIDRDLPVLGVCFGHQLLAHVLGGRVEPMGEYEIGYREIERVGDSQLLSGLPDRFLAFTTHSDEVTKLPPGAELTAENDYSIHGFRAGHVFGVQFHPEYDRATAERITREKDLPEERIDTVLDGITEENVVTAADAKVLFDNFLEYVESLSAERPTNESRA, translated from the coding sequence ATGGACGCACTCCGAGTAGCGCTGTTGAACGCCTCGTACAACGACGAGGCGACGACGCGGAACTTCGATCGAGACGTACAGGCTAACCTCCGCTCGTTCGCGGTGGACGAAGGCGAACTCCCCGACACCTACGACTATGATGCCGTAATCGTCAGTGGCTCGGGCGCGTCGGTCTACGGCGACGAACCGTGGATTCCGCCACTGCTCGAGTGGGTAGACGAGGCGATCGACCGCGACCTCCCCGTGCTCGGCGTCTGCTTCGGCCACCAGTTGCTCGCGCACGTCCTCGGCGGCCGGGTCGAACCGATGGGAGAGTACGAGATTGGCTACCGGGAAATCGAACGCGTTGGCGACTCGCAGTTGCTGTCGGGACTCCCCGACCGGTTCCTGGCGTTCACGACGCACTCGGACGAGGTGACGAAACTCCCGCCTGGAGCCGAACTCACGGCCGAGAACGACTACTCGATTCACGGCTTCCGCGCCGGCCACGTCTTCGGCGTCCAGTTCCATCCCGAGTACGACCGCGCGACCGCCGAGCGGATCACCCGCGAGAAGGACCTCCCCGAGGAACGAATCGACACCGTCCTCGACGGGATTACCGAAGAGAACGTCGTCACGGCGGCCGATGCCAAAGTGCTGTTCGACAACTTCCTCGAGTACGTCGAGTCGCTGTCGGCCGAGCGGCCGACAAACGAGTCGCGAGCCTGA
- a CDS encoding sugar phosphate isomerase/epimerase family protein: MTMHVGLCTISAKERPVEEVLELAADAGYDGVELWGRDHVGDGSEATCERINEAASARGLEIASYGSYLRCGSDDFADDLEHELAVTDRLDTDIIRVWAGSQEYGDHDDEHWDRVVADLERLTEHAADYDVEITVEKHNNTVTHTREGARRLVEAIDDERCRLNYQPGFSIPSDELEREAWELAPLSNQLHLQTTRERTERARAPLAEAYYDLEAILEPFLEDGFDGFANVEFVTDERPYREAIEADLETVRSIVSTGR, from the coding sequence ATGACGATGCACGTTGGCCTGTGTACGATATCGGCCAAAGAGCGCCCCGTCGAGGAGGTCCTCGAACTGGCCGCAGACGCCGGGTACGACGGCGTCGAACTCTGGGGCCGCGATCACGTCGGTGACGGCTCCGAGGCGACCTGCGAGCGGATCAACGAGGCAGCGAGCGCTCGAGGCCTCGAGATTGCCTCGTACGGCTCGTACCTGCGCTGTGGTAGCGACGACTTCGCCGACGACCTCGAGCACGAACTCGCGGTGACCGACCGCCTCGACACGGACATTATCCGGGTCTGGGCCGGCAGCCAGGAGTACGGCGATCACGACGACGAGCACTGGGACCGGGTCGTCGCCGACCTCGAGCGACTGACCGAGCACGCCGCCGACTACGACGTAGAGATCACCGTGGAGAAGCACAACAACACGGTCACGCACACCCGCGAGGGCGCCAGGCGGCTCGTCGAGGCGATCGACGACGAGCGCTGTCGTCTGAACTACCAGCCGGGCTTCTCCATTCCGTCCGACGAACTCGAGCGCGAAGCTTGGGAACTCGCGCCGCTCTCGAATCAGCTTCACCTCCAGACTACGCGCGAGCGAACCGAACGCGCTCGTGCCCCACTCGCCGAAGCCTACTACGACCTCGAGGCGATCCTCGAGCCGTTCCTCGAGGACGGATTCGACGGCTTCGCGAACGTGGAGTTCGTGACCGACGAGCGTCCCTACCGGGAGGCAATCGAGGCCGACCTCGAAACTGTTCGCTCGATCGTCTCGACGGGACGGTAA
- a CDS encoding Gfo/Idh/MocA family protein, with amino-acid sequence MNDERAPRIGVVGLGTIGRIHATRLDDLGADLAGADLDAEARTDFADEFDAPTYEDHEALLESGVDAVVVGVPNRVHEEVAVDALEAGVDVLLEKPLAHSLESAERIAVAARDANGFCTVGFTMRYANATKRAIELREAGRLGSISHVSVDYLRRGGVPGGGRGWFTDESLAGGGVLMDLGVHIIDLALHLFDYPTVAEVSGQTRSEFGEYAVDDSATALLRCADGRTISVETSWHGTAAPSRECVVRGTESGLAFEVSGAELTVVSADADEPVDTVEVGTADMHLAEDRAFLDAVAGDADPVAGTVEEALLVQRVIDAIYESSERGRAVTLER; translated from the coding sequence ATGAACGACGAACGAGCCCCCCGCATTGGGGTTGTCGGTCTCGGGACGATCGGCCGAATCCACGCTACCCGGCTCGACGACCTCGGTGCCGACCTGGCGGGCGCCGATCTCGATGCCGAGGCCAGAACCGACTTCGCCGACGAGTTCGACGCACCGACGTACGAAGACCACGAGGCCCTGCTCGAGTCCGGCGTCGACGCGGTAGTCGTCGGCGTCCCGAACCGCGTCCACGAGGAAGTTGCGGTCGATGCGCTCGAGGCCGGCGTCGACGTCCTTCTCGAGAAGCCACTGGCTCACTCCCTCGAGAGCGCCGAACGGATCGCGGTGGCCGCCCGGGACGCCAACGGATTCTGTACAGTCGGGTTCACCATGCGGTACGCGAACGCGACGAAACGGGCAATCGAACTGCGAGAGGCGGGACGCCTCGGCTCGATTTCGCACGTGAGCGTCGACTACCTCAGGCGGGGCGGCGTCCCCGGCGGCGGACGGGGCTGGTTCACCGACGAGTCGCTCGCTGGCGGTGGCGTCCTGATGGACCTGGGCGTTCACATCATCGATCTGGCGTTACACCTGTTCGACTACCCGACCGTGGCCGAGGTGAGCGGCCAGACGCGCTCCGAGTTCGGCGAGTACGCCGTCGACGATTCCGCGACCGCGTTGCTGCGGTGTGCAGACGGTCGAACGATCTCCGTCGAGACGTCCTGGCACGGAACGGCGGCCCCCTCGAGGGAGTGCGTGGTTCGCGGGACGGAGAGTGGGCTCGCATTCGAGGTGTCGGGGGCTGAACTGACCGTCGTCAGCGCCGACGCCGACGAGCCCGTCGACACCGTCGAGGTCGGTACCGCCGACATGCACCTCGCGGAGGACCGGGCGTTCCTCGACGCGGTGGCCGGGGACGCCGATCCGGTCGCGGGGACGGTCGAGGAAGCGCTCCTCGTCCAGCGGGTGATCGACGCCATCTACGAGTCGAGCGAGCGAGGGCGAGCGGTGACCCTCGAGCGATGA
- a CDS encoding Gfo/Idh/MocA family protein: MSDYTVGIVGTGPHPENSDHDGYSMGYRHARSFRRADGCRVAACADIVADHAAAFGDEFGLDDERVFTDVQAMLDGATPDVVSICTPPSTHGELVETCARHESVQGIHCEKPMAETVGESHRLVEVCEDASVQLTINLQNRCSDAAGEIRRVIDDGAIGDLERIELGRQDLLQTGLHHVDLANYVLGDEPVEWVLGQIDYPEEHIWYTNMPSERQGLGMWAYESGVHALCSTGAGAEAVGHHTNRFIGTDGEIEFQLGDEYRIRTDGEWRTVEVGGDAAQDAAIVTLLEALETDEEPIISGRRALGSTEIVFGIWESARKRGRVSLPLEIEDNPLAALIESGELPPDE; encoded by the coding sequence ATGAGCGACTACACGGTTGGAATCGTCGGAACCGGGCCACACCCCGAGAATTCGGATCACGACGGCTACTCCATGGGCTACCGTCACGCGCGAAGTTTTCGACGGGCCGACGGCTGCCGAGTGGCAGCCTGCGCGGACATCGTGGCCGACCACGCGGCCGCGTTCGGGGACGAGTTCGGTCTCGACGACGAACGGGTGTTCACGGACGTCCAGGCGATGCTCGACGGGGCGACCCCCGACGTCGTCAGTATCTGCACCCCACCGTCCACGCACGGGGAGCTGGTCGAAACGTGTGCTCGCCACGAGTCGGTGCAGGGGATTCACTGCGAGAAGCCGATGGCCGAGACGGTCGGGGAGAGCCATCGTCTCGTCGAGGTCTGTGAGGACGCTAGCGTTCAGTTGACGATCAACCTCCAGAACCGGTGCAGCGACGCCGCTGGCGAGATCAGGCGCGTCATCGACGACGGGGCGATCGGCGACCTCGAGCGCATCGAACTCGGTCGCCAGGATTTACTCCAGACGGGGCTCCACCACGTCGACCTCGCGAACTACGTCCTCGGTGACGAACCCGTCGAGTGGGTGCTCGGGCAGATTGACTACCCGGAAGAACACATCTGGTACACGAACATGCCGTCCGAACGCCAGGGACTCGGCATGTGGGCGTACGAATCCGGCGTTCACGCGCTCTGCTCTACTGGCGCAGGTGCCGAGGCCGTCGGCCACCACACCAATCGCTTCATCGGGACCGACGGCGAAATCGAATTCCAACTCGGCGACGAGTATCGCATCCGAACCGACGGCGAGTGGCGGACCGTCGAGGTCGGTGGCGACGCCGCCCAGGACGCAGCCATCGTGACGCTCCTCGAGGCCCTCGAGACCGACGAGGAGCCGATCATCAGTGGCCGACGAGCGCTCGGATCGACGGAGATAGTTTTCGGCATCTGGGAGTCAGCGCGCAAACGAGGGCGCGTCAGTCTCCCGCTGGAAATCGAGGACAATCCGCTGGCCGCCCTCATCGAGTCGGGGGAGCTACCGCCTGACGAGTGA